The segment CCGACGCTCTATCTGTGGGTCGCGCGGCACCTCGAGCCACGGATGGGCGGCTTCCACGCCACGATGGGCGGCCGAAAGAGCGCCGCGCCCGACGCAGCCATTGCAGAGGTTTAGTGGCGCAGGAAAAAGGCGATCGTCATGGCGACGCCGATGCTGATGACGATCGTACGCGCGAGTAACGGCGGAACGCGACGAAAGAATTTCGCTCCAAAATAGCCGCCCAATAGCGCGATGACGGCCATCGGCAACGCAAATCGCCAGTCGATGATGCGCGCGAACAGAAATGGAATGAGCGCCATGCCGTTGATGACGACCGAGAGCACGTTCTTCATGCCGTTGGTCGCATTGAAACTCGGCAGACCGGTAAAGGTTAGAATCGCGAGCATTAAGATGCCCATGCCCGCCCCGAAATAGCCGCCGTACACCGAGACGCAGAATTGCAGTACGATCTGCCACGGCGAGTGGCTGGGAATGCCATCCGGCGCGTGCCGGGTGAGGAGCGGGCTCAGCGCAAACACGGTCGTAGCGAACAGCAGCAACCAGGGGATCAAGTGGGCGAACGTAACGGCCGGCGTACGCAATAGCAATATGGCACCCAACAGCGCGCCGACGCTGCTCACGCTCGCAACCGAGATGAGCAGGCGCTTGTGCTCGCGCACGTCGCTCCAATAGCCGCGAGCGCCGCCGATGGTACCCACCCACATGGCCGCGTTGTTCGTAGCGTTCGCCGGGATGGGCGGGACGCCGGCAAAAATCAGCGCCGGGAAGGTGAGAAAACTCCCGCCTCCGGCCACGCTGTTGATTGCGCCGCCGATAAA is part of the Candidatus Dormiibacterota bacterium genome and harbors:
- a CDS encoding sulfite exporter TauE/SafE family protein, yielding MTLEQAILPAAAAFIGGAINSVAGGGSFLTFPALIFAGVPPIPANATNNAAMWVGTIGGARGYWSDVREHKRLLISVASVSSVGALLGAILLLRTPAVTFAHLIPWLLLFATTVFALSPLLTRHAPDGIPSHSPWQIVLQFCVSVYGGYFGAGMGILMLAILTFTGLPSFNATNGMKNVLSVVINGMALIPFLFARIIDWRFALPMAVIALLGGYFGAKFFRRVPPLLARTIVISIGVAMTIAFFLRH